A genomic window from Spirochaetaceae bacterium includes:
- a CDS encoding formate/nitrite transporter family protein, with translation MYTEEFAALADAAKKKWLLLASNPSGYFIASMLAGIFVGFGVILAYTLGGQTAIAPYSKLIMGIAFAVALSLVMMDGAELFTGSNLVCFAGVMKKTINIGQLAKIWLVCYIGNWLGSIILAIIFILTGLSVGTVGEFIAATAANKMSAAPMALLFRAILCNVLVCLAVWSSYRLKSESAKLIMIFWCIFAFFSSGFEHSIANMTLFTIALLAPFEAAVSFSGYLYNLSIVTLGNIIGSVCIVGLPYYLISRQKRSA, from the coding sequence ATGTATACGGAAGAATTTGCCGCTTTAGCAGATGCGGCAAAAAAGAAATGGTTGCTTTTGGCAAGCAACCCTAGCGGTTATTTTATTGCCTCGATGCTGGCCGGCATCTTTGTGGGGTTTGGTGTAATATTGGCCTATACGCTTGGCGGCCAAACGGCCATTGCCCCTTATTCTAAATTGATTATGGGGATAGCCTTTGCTGTGGCCCTAAGCCTTGTCATGATGGACGGGGCCGAACTATTTACCGGTTCTAACTTAGTTTGTTTTGCCGGTGTGATGAAAAAGACGATTAATATTGGCCAGTTGGCTAAAATTTGGCTGGTTTGTTATATTGGTAACTGGCTTGGCTCTATCATTTTAGCCATTATATTTATTTTAACCGGGCTTTCCGTAGGTACCGTTGGCGAATTTATTGCCGCAACGGCGGCCAATAAGATGTCGGCAGCGCCGATGGCTTTACTTTTTAGAGCAATTCTTTGTAATGTATTGGTTTGTCTTGCCGTATGGAGCAGTTACCGTTTAAAGAGCGAAAGCGCCAAACTTATTATGATTTTTTGGTGTATCTTTGCCTTTTTTTCATCGGGTTTTGAGCATAGTATTGCTAATATGACGCTTTTTACGATAGCGCTACTTGCCCCTTTTGAGGCCGCCGTAAGTTTTAGCGGTTATCTTTACAATTTATCTATTGTTACCTTAGGAAATATTATTGGTAGTGTGTGTATTGTGGGCTTGCCATATTATTTAATTTCTCGGCAAAAAAGAAGCGCATAA
- a CDS encoding GIY-YIG nuclease family protein, which yields MEEYIYIVQASLESSRCKIGKTNDLERRLKEYNSMTGKSKSNIYGYLFTCKVKDATLLENAIKEEFFTLREAKNKEIYFWTEHWFGKYINFIKTHRLFIEEIFIKTEIQPEVQTKIIKRVTPSLDERGTTRINELHRAKRIKDDEFYTQYEDIEKELIMYPVETWYDKVVYCNCDDAVGDNEKSTSPFALYFLQNFKKLNIKKLICTHFAGKIDLFNAGSKAYIFTKEGFSENLFEGDYNYPERYDGSFDHKLSLKILNEEADIICTNPPFSRAIDYWKIIIESGKKFLIISNIVNPISTWCIPYFKNKKVWAGYNRVDWFLNPKREKVEAGGHWYTNLTIENRAKYELLRIMPLKEIPNEYKKYDDTGLLLVGKGYIPNDYKGVFAVSARPILNGLLEKGYKIANDKQYDPSINGKTGFKRVLIEKIS from the coding sequence ATGGAAGAGTATATTTATATTGTACAAGCTTCGCTTGAGTCATCTCGCTGTAAGATAGGCAAAACTAATGATCTTGAACGAAGACTTAAAGAATACAACAGCATGACTGGTAAAAGTAAAAGTAATATTTATGGGTATTTATTTACTTGTAAAGTTAAAGACGCAACTTTGCTAGAGAATGCTATTAAAGAAGAGTTTTTTACTTTACGTGAAGCTAAGAATAAGGAAATATATTTTTGGACTGAGCATTGGTTTGGTAAATATATAAATTTTATTAAAACGCACAGATTGTTTATAGAAGAAATTTTTATTAAAACTGAAATTCAGCCGGAGGTACAAACTAAAATAATTAAAAGAGTAACTCCCTCTTTAGATGAACGTGGAACAACTAGAATAAATGAATTACATAGAGCAAAACGTATAAAAGATGATGAATTTTACACTCAATATGAAGATATTGAAAAAGAGCTTATTATGTATCCTGTGGAAACATGGTACGATAAAGTAGTATATTGCAACTGTGATGATGCGGTGGGCGATAATGAAAAGAGTACTTCGCCATTTGCTCTATATTTTTTACAAAACTTTAAAAAACTTAATATTAAAAAACTTATTTGTACTCATTTTGCCGGTAAAATTGACTTGTTTAATGCAGGGAGTAAAGCATACATTTTTACCAAAGAGGGTTTTAGTGAAAATCTATTTGAAGGAGATTATAACTACCCAGAACGTTATGACGGGAGCTTTGACCATAAATTATCTTTAAAAATACTTAACGAAGAAGCTGATATTATTTGTACTAACCCACCGTTTTCGCGGGCAATAGATTACTGGAAAATTATTATTGAGAGCGGTAAAAAATTTTTAATTATTTCCAATATTGTTAATCCTATAAGTACGTGGTGTATTCCTTATTTTAAAAATAAGAAAGTCTGGGCTGGGTATAATAGAGTGGATTGGTTTTTAAATCCTAAAAGAGAGAAAGTAGAGGCTGGCGGCCATTGGTACACAAATTTAACTATAGAAAATAGAGCAAAATATGAGCTATTAAGAATAATGCCTCTTAAAGAAATACCCAATGAGTATAAGAAATATGATGATACAGGGTTACTTTTAGTTGGTAAGGGTTATATTCCTAATGATTATAAAGGAGTTTTTGCTGTTTCTGCACGTCCTATACTCAATGGGTTATTAGAAAAAGGATATAAAATTGCAAATGATAAACAATATGACCCCTCTATAAATGGTAAAACCGGTTTTAAAAGAGTTTTAATTGAGAAAATTAGTTAA